A stretch of Lycium ferocissimum isolate CSIRO_LF1 unplaced genomic scaffold, AGI_CSIRO_Lferr_CH_V1 ctg21844, whole genome shotgun sequence DNA encodes these proteins:
- the LOC132043178 gene encoding uncharacterized protein LOC132043178, whose translation MDWEEATKLRLFQLNEMDEFRYQAYESAALYKERMKHYHDKKILKREFYKGDPVLLFNSRLKLLPGKLKSRWSGPFEVVGVSPHGAIELKSGDGTRTFKVNGQRLKHYHGMVSEDRIVDRYRLKHLGTNNDLVHTDKE comes from the coding sequence ATGGATTGGGAGGAAGCAACCAAACTCAGGTTGTTCCAATtaaatgagatggatgagtttCGGTACCAGGCATATGAGAGTGCAGCACTGTATAAAGAAAGGATGAAGCATTACCATGATAAGAAGATCTTGAAGCGAGAATTTTACAAAGGTGATCCTGTGTTGCTGTTTAACTCCCGATTGAAGTTGCTTCCTGGTAAGCTTAAATCGAGATGGTCTGGTCCGTTTGAGGTGGTAGGTGTTTCACCCCATGGAGCGATTGAGTTAAAGTCCGGAGAtggaactcggacatttaaAGTGAATGGGCAGAGATTGAAGCACTACCACGGGATGGTTTCGGAGGATAGGATTGTTGATCGATACAGGTTGAAGCACCTTGGAACGAACAACGATCTGGTGCACACTGATAAGGAGTGA